In Colletotrichum lupini chromosome 6, complete sequence, a single window of DNA contains:
- a CDS encoding FAD binding domain-containing protein, translated as MEQTRVVIAGAGPVGLFTAYLLARQKIKCIILERRHSISEHPKAHTINPSTLEIFRQAGLDVAYIRRQAANPKDAGHVRLVYGLADTEIGCFPYEHQDDEMRNLTAEPLVNWLQPQLERLLEKAVLETGLAEIRRGWQVDSVDITDTEEAGCIVSCSTSTGRGNDISTERHSIQADFIIGADGVNSTVRAKTAGIDFRSMGPGHVYQSIVCKGSLRAALPPGREAMLYFCFHPEHPSEFIAHNLDDSFVHVTPVMGPSSEAPPIEACLPGLQYSEVLRTTWETAPRVASSYSDAKHHVFLVGDAAHSLPPQGGLGLNTGIADAHNLVWKLSSVIYGKGSQDLLASFTRERRPVALANLEYSKASEAAFYSVSTSLVGLSIQFQEAKAQEAPGLDLAMDAFLQRRAVSAAAGEAVKEASRHFDSLALQLGFIYDDPSATKALLDDPTVYVPQACPGARLPHGNTREGLSLLDLVPYDRFTVLHCANPAFASCDWAVDVSGLGLPESWYGVVREIKGGKGIVVRPDHRVLVHVDSPGQADAAIEEYLNHGKV; from the coding sequence GAACAGACACGCGTCGTCATCGCAGGTGCAGGACCGGTAGGCTTGTTCACAGCCTATCTCCTCGCCCGTCAAAAGATTAAGTGCATCATCTTGGAGAGACGTCACAGCATATCAGAGCACCCGAAAGCCCACACCATCAACCCGTCGACACTCGAAATCTTTCGCCAGGCTGGCTTGGATGTAGCCTACATTCGACGACAGGCAGCCAACCCAAAAGATGCCGGACATGTTCGGCTTGTCTACGGCCTGGCCGATACTGAGATTGGCTGCTTCCCCTACGAACACCAGGACGACGAGATGCGCAACTTGACGGCTGAGCCTTTGGTCAACTGGCTGCAGCCGCAACTAGAGCGGCTGCTTGAGAAGGCCGTACTCGAGACGGGCCTCGCTGAAATCAGAAGAGGGTGGCAGGTCGACTCCGTCGATATCACCGATACAGAGGAAGCTGGCTGTATCGTCTCATGCAGCACTTCCACTGGACGAGGAAACGACATCAGCACCGAGAGACACAGCATCCAGGCTGATTTCATCATCGGAGCCGACGGCGTCAACTCGACCGTGCGAGCAAAGACAGCCGGCATCGACTTCCGATCCATGGGACCAGGCCACGTCTATCAGTCCATCGTCTGCAAAGGCAGTCTTCGCGCCGCGCTTCCGCCGGGTCGCGAGGCCATGCTCTACTTTTGCTTCCACCCAGAGCACCCCAGCGAGTTCATCGCACACAACCTCGACGACTCCTTTGTCCACGTCACCCCTGTCATGGGTCCGTCGTCGGAGGCACCGCCAATCGAGGCCTGTCTCCCGGGTCTGCAGTACTCGGAGGTCCTCCGTACCACCTGGGAGACGGCACCGCGCGTGGCATCATCGTACAGCGACGCCAAGCACCACGTCTTTCTTGTGGGTGATGCCGCGCACAGCTTGCCCCCTCAGGGCGGCCTGGGCCTCAACACGGGCATCGCGGACGCACATAACCTGGTGTGGAAGCTGTCTTCCGTCATCTACGGAAAAGGCAGCCAAGACCTTCTCGCCAGCTTCACACGCGAGCGTAGGCCCGTCGCACTAGCGAATCTCGAGTACTCGAAGGCTAGCGAGGCAGCGTTCTACTCCGTCAGTACCTCTCTCGTTGGCCTCTCTATTCAGTTCCAAGAAGCCAAGGCACAGGAAGCTCCGGGATTGGACCTCGCCATGGACGCGTTCCTCCAACGCCGCGCCGTTTCCGCTGCAGCGGGGGAAGCTGTCAAGGAGGCGAGTAGACACTTTGACTCGCTTGCACTCCAGCTCGGATTCATCTACGATGACCCGTCCGCTACGAAAGCCTTGCTTGATGACCCGACGGTCTATGTGCCGCAAGCGTGTCCCGGGGCAAGGCTGCCGCACGGAAACACGAGAGAGGGGCTGTCTCTGTTGGACCTCGTGCCCTACGATCGATTTACCGTGCTGCACTGCGCAAACCCTGCATTCGCGTCTTGCGACTGGGCTGTTGACGTGTCAGGCCTTGGTTTACCGGAGAGTTGGTATGGTGTGGTCCGGGAAATCAAGGGCGGTAAAGGGATCGTCGTGAGACCGGATCACCGAGTGCTAGTGCATGTAGATAGTCCGGGGCAAGCGGACGCTGCGATTGAAGAGTATTTGAATCATGGGAAAGTGTAG